In Subdoligranulum variabile, the genomic stretch GAGAGCTGGTCGGCCACGGCGGAGAGCACCTCGTCGCTCTGGACGATGACGTTGGCGGTGCTGGCAAAATTGTTGTAGTAGGCAAACCGGTCCCCGGCATCCGAAGCCTGGTCGGCGGCGGGGGGATCAAAGGACAGCAGGGCCGTGGCCTGCCAGGGCAGGAGGTTCCGGCTTTGGTACACCGTCAGGCCGGCCAGTGCGGCGGCAACGGCCATGCAGAGCAGGAGGACAAGGGCGTGCCGCCACAGATAGAGCAGGATTTCCTGCAGATCAAGTTCACGTTGCGGTTTGTTCATAGCTGATGGATGTCCTTTCTGGCATAAAGAATGCGGCATTCGGGGTGGTCCAGAAGTTCCGGGGCGATCTCCCGTACGGCAAAGATTTCCTCCTCGTTGAACACCGACACATAGGGAAAGTTGCGGATCGTTACGGAGGACCGGTAGCCCCCCTGATCGATGGCGGTCTGAATGTTCTTGCACAGCATGAAGGTCTGCAGCGCCACCAGCACCAGCGTGAGCAGATACCGGCTGAACCGGGTCATCTGCCCCAGGGCCCAGGCCAGCAGGTAGATCTCCACATAGCGCATCATGCTGGCCATCCGGGAGGCTGTGGTGCCGTTGCAGATCAGCAGACCGTACAGCGCCATGGCCATCAGGTAGCAGCGGTAGGCCAGCAGAAAGACCGGGCCGGTCTTGCCCAGCCGGCGCAGCTTTTCGTACAGCCAGGTGACCAGCACCAGGAAGAGCAGCCGCTCGGCGGCGGCGGCCGGATTCATGTCGGCGTCCTGCAGATAGTAGCGGATCGCCCAGCTGTCCGAGGCGGCGATCAGGCTCTGGACCGGCGGGCTGGCAAGGAACAGCCCCGCGGCCCACGCCACCACCGTGAAGATCTGCAGGGAGGAGATCTTGCGGATCTTCTGGGCGACCAGGGCCGCCAGGAAGGCGACGGAGGCGCCGTGGAAGAGCATGCAGAGCACCGTGCCCGCCACAAAGCCCAGGTAGTTCTTCTTCTCCAGCAGGGGGAAGAGGATCCCCAGGAAGACGGCCACCGCAACGCCCTGCCGCAGGCCCGATACAAAATAGGTCAGGTACAGGGTGGGGACGGCCAGCAGCAGCGAGAGCACACAGTCGATGTGGTAGAGGCGCAGAAACCGCAGCAGGCAGGCCATCTGGATGACCGAGAGAAGGGCCACCCAGGCCTCAAACGGCAGGTGCAGCAGCCGGAAAACGTTGGTCAGGAACTGGTAGCCGATCTCGCCGTGGACGTCGGGAACGGGAACGTGGATCCCGGTGTCCGGCATGCGGTAGTAATAGTCCAGGTAGGAAAAGTAGTCGGTGCCCTGCCCGAAGCGCAGCACCAGCATCGCCGCCAGAAGCAGAAAGCAGAACCAGAAGGCCAGCTGCCGGGCGGTGCGGCTTTCCCGGGCCACCGCGCCCTTCACGGTGAACAGGCACAGAATCCCCCAAACGACAATATACAAACTCATATCTTACAGCAGCCTTTATCGGAATGGGTGGGGCCGGCGCAGGCGGCCAGCTCCCGCTCCAGGGTGTCCATGAAGCGGTCCCGGGTGAAGTGGGCCTCGTAGTAGGCCCGGGCGTTGCGGCCCAGCTGCGCCTTGTCGGGACAGGCCAGGAACTGCCGGACTTTCTGCGCCAGATCGGCGGCGTTTTCCGCCTTGGCACACCAGCCGCACCGGGCCGCTGCCAGCACCTGGGGGATCTCCCCGGCGGCCGCCGCCAGAATGGGCTTGCCCGCCGCCATATAGGTCTGGACCTTGCCCGGCAGGGTCAGCGAGATGAAGGGGTCCGCGGTCAGGGTGACCAGCATGGCGTCCGCCATGGCGTAGTAGCGGGGCATCTCCTCCGGCGGTTTGCGGCCATGGAAGATCACGCAGTCCAGCTGCTTTTCCGCCGCCAGCTTTTGCAGATGCGCCAGCTCCGAACCGTCCCCCACGATATGCCAGCGCAGCTGCGGCTGGTCCCGCAGCAGGGCGGCGGCCTCCAGCACGGTGGTCAGGCTCTGGGCGGCCCCCACGTTGCCCGCAAACATCAGGTCCACCGTCTGCTTGCCGGAAGCGGGCGGGGGCAGCGCGTCAAACCGGGCGGCGGCGTACTGGGGCAGGTAGGCGATCTTGCCGTCGTCCACCCCGTGGCGCTCCACCAGGTAGGCCCGGAACATCCGGGAGGTGATGAGAATGCGGTCGGGCTGGTTGTACAGACGCCGGGATTCCCGGTCAAAGAACCGGTAAACGGGGGAGGATTCCCCCAGGCCGCCCGCCGCCAGGCAGGCCGGCCACAGGTCCATGCAGTACATGACCACCTTTTTGCCGTGGCGCCGGGCATAGGCAAAGGCGGCGCTGCTCATCATCACGGGGGAGGTCTGATTGGTGAAGACAACATCGTAGTCCTCCCGCAGATGCCGGGCATACTGCGAGGAGGACCACGCGTAACTGTAGTAATTCAGCAGCCGGAAGACGGCGTTGTGCCGCCGGGCGATGGTAAAGGTGCGGGTGATCCGCACCCCGTTGTGCACCTCCCGGCGCCGGGCGCCGTGCCGGTATTCGGGGTAGGTGATGCCCATGGGATAGTTGGGCACGTCGGTGATCAGATCCACCGAATGCCCGCGGCGCACCAGCTCTTCGCAAAGATCCGGCAGCGGATAGGGCTCCGGCCAGTAGTGCTGGCAGACAACCAGAATTTTCATGGCAGAATCCTCTCTGTTCCGGGTCTCAGACCTTGGTCTCCTCGGCGGAAAGGGCGTCCTTCTCCTCCTCGAAGCCCTCGGTGCTCTCGGGCATGAAGAGGATCTTGATGGTGGCAAAGATGATCTTCAGATCGGTCACGATGCCCTGCTGGGCAATGTACATCAGGTCCATCTGCAGCTTGTCGTAGGGGCTGGTGTTGGCCTTGCCGTACACCTGGGCATAGCCCGTCAGCCCGCCTTTCACCTGCAGGCGCAGGGCAAACTCCGGCATCTCTTTTTCGTACAGTTCAATGGTCTCCAGCCGCTCGGGCCGGGGGCCTACAATCGTCATGTTGCCCACAAAGATGTCGTACAGCTGGGGCAGCTCGTCCAGCCGGCAGGCACGGATGACCCGCCCCACCGGGGTGATCCGGTCATCGTTCTGCATGGTCACGATGCCCTTGCCCCCCTTGTCGGCGTCCACCTTCATGCTGCGGAACTTGTGGATGAGAAATTCCCTGCGGTGGATGGTCATCCGCTTCTGGGTGAACAGCACCGGCCCGCCGTCATAGGCTTTGATGGCAATGGCCGTCGCCAGCATGAAGGGACTCGTCAGGATCAGCGCCGCACCGGACAGCACAATGTCCACCAGACGCTTCACAAACAGGTAGAACAGGGAAGGGGCCGCCCGCTGGCACAAAAATACCGGCAGGTTGTTCATCTGGAAGGTGTGGGCGTTGCTCAGCAACAGATCCCCGATGTTGGGCCGCACATAGGCCAGGATGTCCTGCTCCACGCAGTATTTCAGGATGTCGTTGCGCTGGCTGGAGCGCAGCCCGCACAGCAGTACCGCCTCCGCCCGGGTGTCGTCGATCTGGCGCAGGATCTCCGGCGTCGGGCGGGTGGCTATGGCTTCCCCCGCCAGCTGAAACCGGCTGGTATATTTCTGTACGATCTTCAGGCCGTTCTTGTAGGCCTCGGGATTGTCATAGATCAGCAGGGTGCGCTTGGGCGGTACGATGCGGTCGGTGAGCTGGAAGCTGATATAGGCCCACAGCGCGCTGATCAGGCTGCAGGCCGCCAGGCAGAGCAGCAGCGGCACCGGCGAGGGCACCTGGTTGCGCACCAGCAGCCAGGCAACCATGTACATAAAAAAGTGGGTCATCACCAGGGCGATGATGTGGGAGTAGATCAGCTCGGTGATGCGGCTGGTCAGCAGGTCGAAGCCGCCATATACGTTGGAAAAAACGGCGTTCAGGGCTAAAAACAGCCCGATGACCATATAGTTGCCGTTGCCCTCAAAACTCAGGTAGAGGTGCTTTTCGTAATAGGCATACCAGCATACGGCGAAGGCAAGGGCGTTCAGGATCAGCAGTACGGCGTCCAGCAGCAGCAGCTCGGCATTCTGCCGCTGGCTGATGCTGACCTCCTGCTGCTGCGGAGTACGATTGTGTTTGTTCATCGGTTGACTTCCCTGTTCA encodes the following:
- a CDS encoding EpsG family protein — encoded protein: MSLYIVVWGILCLFTVKGAVARESRTARQLAFWFCFLLLAAMLVLRFGQGTDYFSYLDYYYRMPDTGIHVPVPDVHGEIGYQFLTNVFRLLHLPFEAWVALLSVIQMACLLRFLRLYHIDCVLSLLLAVPTLYLTYFVSGLRQGVAVAVFLGILFPLLEKKNYLGFVAGTVLCMLFHGASVAFLAALVAQKIRKISSLQIFTVVAWAAGLFLASPPVQSLIAASDSWAIRYYLQDADMNPAAAAERLLFLVLVTWLYEKLRRLGKTGPVFLLAYRCYLMAMALYGLLICNGTTASRMASMMRYVEIYLLAWALGQMTRFSRYLLTLVLVALQTFMLCKNIQTAIDQGGYRSSVTIRNFPYVSVFNEEEIFAVREIAPELLDHPECRILYARKDIHQL
- a CDS encoding glycosyltransferase family 4 protein; translated protein: MKILVVCQHYWPEPYPLPDLCEELVRRGHSVDLITDVPNYPMGITYPEYRHGARRREVHNGVRITRTFTIARRHNAVFRLLNYYSYAWSSSQYARHLREDYDVVFTNQTSPVMMSSAAFAYARRHGKKVVMYCMDLWPACLAAGGLGESSPVYRFFDRESRRLYNQPDRILITSRMFRAYLVERHGVDDGKIAYLPQYAAARFDALPPPASGKQTVDLMFAGNVGAAQSLTTVLEAAALLRDQPQLRWHIVGDGSELAHLQKLAAEKQLDCVIFHGRKPPEEMPRYYAMADAMLVTLTADPFISLTLPGKVQTYMAAGKPILAAAAGEIPQVLAAARCGWCAKAENAADLAQKVRQFLACPDKAQLGRNARAYYEAHFTRDRFMDTLERELAACAGPTHSDKGCCKI
- a CDS encoding sugar transferase, with translation MNKHNRTPQQQEVSISQRQNAELLLLDAVLLILNALAFAVCWYAYYEKHLYLSFEGNGNYMVIGLFLALNAVFSNVYGGFDLLTSRITELIYSHIIALVMTHFFMYMVAWLLVRNQVPSPVPLLLCLAACSLISALWAYISFQLTDRIVPPKRTLLIYDNPEAYKNGLKIVQKYTSRFQLAGEAIATRPTPEILRQIDDTRAEAVLLCGLRSSQRNDILKYCVEQDILAYVRPNIGDLLLSNAHTFQMNNLPVFLCQRAAPSLFYLFVKRLVDIVLSGAALILTSPFMLATAIAIKAYDGGPVLFTQKRMTIHRREFLIHKFRSMKVDADKGGKGIVTMQNDDRITPVGRVIRACRLDELPQLYDIFVGNMTIVGPRPERLETIELYEKEMPEFALRLQVKGGLTGYAQVYGKANTSPYDKLQMDLMYIAQQGIVTDLKIIFATIKILFMPESTEGFEEEKDALSAEETKV